A part of Deltaproteobacteria bacterium genomic DNA contains:
- a CDS encoding VCBS repeat-containing protein, translating into MLQRLMRAVVLVPLVTWGSGCSHSSTSDSSSGSTGTSAAQGAGSTSSSTGTSSSASATSSSSSSSGGSSGTASSGTSGSASSASSSGGTSSGSTGASSGSGSGSTSGVSWSCPLSLPSNTAAVATGSQPNGVALGDFNRDGRLDLATANEGANSVSVLLGDGDGGLLPDVEFATGANPLDLVAADFNLDGRLDLATANTGDDTVGVLMGQPDGGFSSEASYSTTPFPVAITVGDFNGDGHFDLATANSSVAGSVSVLLGWGDGGFAHFQGLFAGGGPQPIAVGDFNRDGLLDLAVAAVTDGKVGIFLNQGDGGFAAKIDVPVGSSPGALAAADLDGDGWLDLAVGSTGRGSLEVLRGEPDGGFSAPVEHVLGSGPSAIAVADLNGDGALDLAATIVGSNTVAVLLGFGDGGFDAPVSFAVRAGPVAVASGDFNGDGRLDLAVVNRDADSVQVLINGSPCVPH; encoded by the coding sequence ATGCTCCAACGCTTGATGCGCGCCGTGGTCCTGGTCCCTCTCGTCACCTGGGGAAGCGGCTGCAGCCACAGCTCGACCAGCGATTCCTCGTCGGGCTCCACCGGGACGAGCGCCGCCCAGGGAGCCGGCTCCACCTCGTCGTCGACGGGAACGTCGTCGAGCGCCTCCGCCACCAGCAGCTCGAGCAGCTCGAGCGGGGGCAGCAGCGGCACGGCGAGCTCGGGGACCAGCGGCAGCGCCAGCTCCGCGAGCTCCTCCGGCGGCACCTCGTCGGGGAGCACCGGCGCGTCGTCGGGCTCGGGGAGCGGCTCCACCAGCGGTGTCTCGTGGAGCTGTCCGCTCAGCCTCCCCTCCAACACCGCCGCGGTCGCCACGGGCTCCCAACCGAATGGCGTGGCCCTGGGCGACTTCAACCGCGACGGCCGGCTCGACCTGGCCACCGCCAACGAGGGCGCGAACTCGGTGAGCGTGCTCCTGGGCGACGGCGACGGCGGCCTCTTGCCGGACGTCGAGTTCGCCACCGGCGCGAACCCGTTGGACCTCGTTGCCGCAGACTTCAACCTCGACGGCCGGCTCGACCTGGCCACCGCGAACACGGGGGACGACACGGTGGGCGTGCTCATGGGCCAGCCCGACGGCGGGTTCAGCTCCGAGGCGAGCTATTCCACCACGCCCTTCCCGGTGGCGATCACCGTCGGCGACTTCAACGGCGACGGCCACTTCGACCTCGCCACCGCCAACTCCAGCGTCGCCGGCTCGGTGAGCGTGCTCCTGGGCTGGGGCGACGGCGGGTTCGCCCACTTCCAGGGCCTGTTCGCAGGCGGAGGCCCCCAGCCCATCGCCGTGGGGGACTTCAACCGCGACGGGCTCCTCGACCTCGCCGTCGCGGCGGTCACCGACGGCAAGGTGGGGATCTTCCTGAACCAGGGGGATGGTGGCTTCGCGGCGAAGATCGACGTCCCCGTCGGGAGCAGCCCGGGCGCCCTCGCCGCCGCCGACCTCGACGGCGATGGCTGGCTGGATCTGGCCGTGGGCAGTACCGGCCGCGGCAGCCTGGAGGTGCTGCGGGGCGAGCCAGACGGTGGCTTCTCCGCCCCGGTCGAGCACGTCCTCGGCTCCGGGCCGAGCGCGATCGCGGTGGCCGACCTCAACGGCGATGGAGCGCTGGACCTGGCCGCGACGATCGTCGGCAGCAACACCGTGGCGGTGCTCCTGGGGTTCGGCGACGGCGGGTTCGACGCGCCGGTCTCGTTCGCGGTCCGGGCCGGCCCTGTCGCGGTGGCCTCGGGCGACTTCAACGGCGACGGCCGACTGGACCTCGCGGTGGTCAACCGCGACGCCGACAGCGTGCAGGTGCTGATCAACGGCTCACCCTGTGTTCCGCACTGA
- a CDS encoding DUF3806 domain-containing protein, protein MSSSSGSKSLLRVSILGRATVEIPDSFTVEMDDDDQFVRFIPPDDRGAVLEAAVVVMPQADNPLTPPTCAQVVRTQARALGIELESFGDHQVMHRWSSRVEGDIAWRVDEWAIGGAETILMFLATTADQDDPPPSSRALLQAIPHALASLQFTEGAAKGKARQVAPTKPKRNRPRRNLECDILGPEEERWLEEALSTAGALAQRYLGVEPSSALEPAQLDEIADRWSDDSSADRAEVESLVKALGAALGEHLVQRLGMMWGVGRDAEGTVLVVIHPKGMNTHPVEAARERVEESCTGMLGLIAAMMEQRVQDADEQP, encoded by the coding sequence ATGTCCTCATCGTCCGGGTCCAAGAGCCTGCTGCGCGTGAGCATCCTGGGGCGCGCGACCGTCGAGATTCCCGACTCCTTCACCGTCGAGATGGACGACGATGACCAGTTCGTGCGCTTCATCCCGCCGGACGACCGGGGCGCGGTGCTGGAGGCCGCCGTCGTCGTCATGCCTCAGGCGGACAATCCGCTCACCCCACCCACGTGCGCCCAGGTCGTGCGCACCCAGGCACGGGCGCTGGGCATCGAGCTCGAGTCCTTCGGGGACCATCAGGTCATGCACCGGTGGAGCTCTCGCGTCGAGGGCGATATCGCGTGGCGGGTGGACGAGTGGGCCATCGGCGGCGCGGAGACCATCCTCATGTTCCTGGCCACGACCGCCGATCAGGATGACCCGCCCCCTTCATCCCGCGCCTTGCTTCAGGCCATTCCGCACGCCCTCGCCTCGCTGCAGTTCACCGAGGGGGCCGCGAAAGGCAAGGCGCGCCAGGTCGCGCCCACCAAACCCAAGAGGAATCGGCCGAGGCGGAACCTGGAGTGCGACATCCTGGGTCCGGAAGAGGAGCGCTGGCTCGAAGAGGCCCTCTCGACGGCCGGCGCGCTGGCCCAGCGCTATCTGGGCGTCGAGCCGTCGAGCGCGCTCGAGCCCGCGCAGCTCGACGAGATCGCCGACCGCTGGAGCGACGATTCGTCCGCGGACCGCGCGGAGGTCGAGAGCCTGGTGAAGGCGCTCGGCGCTGCGCTGGGGGAGCACCTGGTTCAGCGATTGGGAATGATGTGGGGGGTGGGCCGCGACGCCGAGGGGACCGTGCTGGTGGTCATCCACCCCAAGGGAATGAACACCCACCCCGTCGAGGCGGCGCGAGAGCGCGTCGAGGAGAGCTGCACCGGGATGCTCGGGCTCATCGCCGCCATGATGGAGCAGCGCGTGCAGGACGCCGACGAGCAACCGTGA